The Kribbella sp. NBC_00662 nucleotide sequence ATCGGTAATGGGAACTACGTCGAGCATGCTCCTGAGTGCTTCGTCGCCGCGCCGACCGCTGAGGATCTGCGTCGGCGACGTCGGAAAGACCGCAGGAAACCAAAACTGCAACACGCCCATGTCTTTCCGGCGCGACCGGCGCCGGCGGCCGCACCGGAGATCGGCTTCCCCGTTTCTCCCCGCGCAGCCCTGATCTTCGGGGATCGTGGATCCAAACTTCCGGACGGGCATCAGGCCCTAACTGGCGCCGAGGCCGAAGCATTCGCCCGCGATCTGAATCTCTGCATCATAGAGAACGCATATGAATGGGTTGCTGCAAATCCAGATCATCCTACATTTTCGAAGATGAAGTTCCCGCCCGTGGGACCGATACTGTCTGTCTGCGACGGGGGTAGCGCGATGAGCAAGCAACTAGAGCAGCCACCTCATCCGCGACGGCCGGAGCGCTTACCCGGCGTGGCGTGGACGTTTCAGAACGAAAAGCGACCAAACCTTAGAATTACCAAGGAAGAATGATTGTTTCGCCAGTCTCACGCTATCGGGCTGTTGTCGATCTCGTCACGGCCTGAACATCCGGGATAGGCGAAACGAGGCATCGGCTGCGATCCGGCCCGGTGCAGTTGTTCCCCGAATGGCTCTCCGATCAGGTGACCGCGGTGGCCGAGGCCACGCAGACCCCGATCGATCTGGCCGCCTCGGTCGCTCTCGCCTGCTGTCCACGGCAGCAGGCGGAAAGGTGCTCGTGCGGGTGGATCGGTCGTGGGTCGAGCAGGTGAACCTCTACACCGTCACTGCGCTGCCACCGGGCTCGCGGAAGTCGCCGGTGTTCCGGGCGATGACCACTCCGCTCACGACCGCCGAGGACGCGCTGCGGGATCAGGCGGCCGAGCGGCGGGTGGAAGCCGAGCTGGCGTCCCGGGTCGCGTGGGCCAAGGCCGAACAGCTCGCCAAGAAGGCCGAGACCGCGCAAGCCGAGCCCCAAACCGCGCTGGCTGACGCGACCGCCGCTGCGAAGGAAGCAGCGAGCATCGCCGTACCTGAGCTGCCCCGACTGATGACCGACGACGTCACTCCGGAGTCGTGCATCTCTCTGCTCGCCACCCACGGCGGCCGGATCGCCGTCCTGTCCGCCGAGGGCGACGTGTTCGCCACCCTCACCGGCACCCGCTACTCAGCCGCTCCCAACCTGGGCGTGTTCCTCAAAGGTCACGCCGGCGACAAGCTCCAGGTCGACCGCAAGGGCGGCCCGTCCGAGACCGTCGAACGCCCTGCGCTCACCCTCGGAGTCACCACTCAACCCGGCACCCTCGCCGGGTTGGCAGCACAACCCGGCTTCCGCGACCGGGGCGTCCTCGCCCGCATCCTCTACAGCCTGCCCGTCAACACCGTGGGCCAACGCGACAACCAGCCTCAGCCGGTTCCCGAAGACACCGAAACCACCTACACCGACGCACTCACCACCCTCGTCATCCTCCTCGCCGACCAGGAGACGCCGCACGAACTCACCCTCACCGCCGACGCCCGGCAGGTGCTTCTCGAGTTCCAGGACTGGATCGAACCACGCCTGCACCCCCGGACCGGCCAACTCGCACCCATCACCGACTGGGACTCGCACCCATCACCGACTGGGCATCCAAGCTCGCAGGAGCCGTCGTACGGCTCGCCGGACTGCTCCACGTCGCCCACAGCTTCACCACCGGCTATGCCACCCCGATCACCGCCGACACGATGAGCGCCGCCGAACAGATCGGCCGCTACTACCTCGACCACGCCCTGGCCGTATACGACCTCATGGGCCGCTCCGACCCCGACCTAGACGACGCCCGCGCCGTCCTCGACTGGATCCGCAAACACGGCCACAGCACCTTCAGCCGTCGCGACGCACTCCGAGGAAACCGAGGCCGATTCGCCACCGCCAAAGACCTCACACCCGCCCTCGAACTCCTCACCGACCACGGCCACATACGTCCCAAACCCGCAACCACCGGCAGCAAAGGAGGACGCCCCAGCATGACCTACGAGGTACACCCGAGTGCTCGCAAAGACCGGTGAAGAGTCCGGGCCTCAGTTCTCGCAGAGCCGTCCGATCTGAAGGAGCCGTACCACCTATGACTGACACGATGGCGACGCCGCTTCAAGGCAGCAGCCGCTTGACGATTGCAGAGCTATGCGCGGAGCTTGGCATCTCGAAATCGACCTTCTACGAGTGGCGTACTAAGGGCGTCGCTCCAAAGTGCATCAAGCTTCCGAACGGCGAGATCCGCATCCGCCGGACTGAGCTGGAGCGGTGGCTCGACGCGTTGGAGGAGGCCGCCTGATGGAGACGACCTTCGACGTGCGGATCTCCGAGAAGATTCAGACGAACACCCTTGCTCGTGGCAGACACAGCTACACCGTCCGGTGGCGCGTCGCCAAGGAGCCGTTCAAGAAGAACTTCGGCAACTTGACGCTTGCTAAGAGTGAGCGTTCGAGGCTGATGAGTGCGGTCGGACGCGGGGAGGCGTTCTACATTGATACGGGCCGACCGATCTCCGAGGCGCGCACCCTGAGCAAGGTGACGTTCTACGAGGTCTCTTGCGAATATGTAGACGCCAACTGGCCTCGGGCGGCGGCCAACACCAGGCGGAGCATCGCCGACGCTTTAGTTGCCGTGACTCCAGTCATGTTGAAGGGTCGCAAGTCAGGTCCAGACGCCAAGGCCTTGCGGAAAGCACTGCAAAACTGGGCCTTCAATACTGCCCATCGTGAGCGGGCGAGTGATGAGGTGCGGGCTCTACTGACCTGGGTCGAGCGCGGGAGCCGGCCGTTTGCGGACCTGGCGAAGGCGGACGTTATCCGTGCCACCTTGGGCGCTGTTGGGAGCAAGCTTGACGGAAAGCCCGCGTCATCCACGTACGCCGCCCGCAGGCGGGCTGTCCTCTGGAACTTGTGCGAATTCGGTGTCGAGAAGGGCTATCTCTCCGCGAACCCCATCAGCACTGTCAAGTGGTCGCGGCCGAAGCGCAGTGGCGGAACCGAGGTAGTCGATCCGGCGACCGTGCCTAACCCACAGCAGGCGGAGGCCCTGCTTGACGCCGTTGGGAGTCTGCCTGGTAGCGGGCCACGGTTGAAGGCGTTCTTCGGGAGCATGTACTACGCAGCCTTGCGACCTGGCGAGGCCGTCGAGCTGTCTGAGTCCAACCTCCGCATTCCCAGTGCGGGCCGAGGAAGACTGTTCTTGACCGGGTCTACCCCCTGGGCCGGCGGGTCGTGGACTGTTAGTGGCGACGAGCGCGATGCGCGCCAGCTGAAGCATCGTGAGATCGGGGCAGGGCGCTGGACCCCGTGCCCATCGAAGCTCACAGCACTCCTCCACTGGCATCTGGAGACATATGGCGTGGACCGGGATGGACACTTGTTCTGGGGACAGCGAGGGGGCTTAGTGCCTGGAAAGACCTACCAAGCTGCATGGGGCGCTGCACGCGTCGCGGCTCTTGGAGAAGACCTGGCTCGGACATCGAACCTCGCAAGAAGACCATACGATCTGAGACATGCGGCCGTCTCAACGTGGCTCGCCAGTGGTGTTGAAGCGAAGCGAGTTGCCGAGTGGGCGGGCCAGTCCCTCGAAGTGCTCATGCGGATCTACGCCAAGGTTCTCGATGGCCTAGAGGAGGAAGCAATGGAGCGGATCGACAGCTTCCTATTGGGCTAGCGCAGATCGTTGGATGTGGTGTCGTTGCTCACAGCTACAAAGACACGCAGGTGCGAAAAGTGAGCATGCCTGACCGAGCGTCACTCAGAATCGAGGTATCAATCGTTGCAGGAGTCAAGAGCGCGGCTAGTGGCTCGATGTAGAGCACTGATCTATCCTCATAGAACACACGTTCGATCGATGTATGCGACTCGACAGGCGGACTCAAGGGGCAAGGCGGGGAGGCATGGTTAACATCGACCCTGTGGACTCAGTACAGCTGGAGAAGGCAGCAGTTGTGGCTCTCCTGCGCCAGCCCAAGGTTCGTTGGTCTGACGTTGCGACCGACATCCTTGAGTGTGGAAGCGCGAGGCGTGCGCTCGAGTCGCGAATGGGTGTAGCTGACGCTCTATTCCAGGTCGGGAACCTAGATGAGGTACTTGGAGAGGCTGCGAGTGACGTAGCGGCTTGGGAGGCCGAAGGGATCGGCGTCCATGCGTTCTTCGAGGACAGTTATCCTGCGCAGCTCCGAGACATCCACCAGCTGCCCCCGATCCTATTCACCCGCGGGAGTTTGACCGACGATCGTAGGTCGATTGCTGTCGTTGGCACTCGGAAGGCGACGCAGCGCGGCATTGAGATCGCGAAGACAGTTGCGACGACGCTAGCGAAAAATAACGTGACTGTCGTCAGCGGTTTGGCCTCTGGTATCGACACCGCTGCTCATGAGGCGGCTCTCAGTGCTGGCGGGCGCACTGTGTCCGTCATCGGTACTGGAATCAGGCGGTCGTATCCTGCCGAGAACAAGTCTCTTCAAGAGACGATCTGTAGAGAAGGATTGGTGATCAGCCAATTCTGGCCAGATGCTCCGCCTACAAAGCAGAGCTTTCCTATGCGGAACGCAGTGATGAGCGGCTACGCCGCCGCGACCGTTGTAATCGAGGCCCCATGGAAGTCGGGTGCCCGGATACAGGCTCGTCTAGCACTGCAGCACGGCCGGCCTGTCGTCATGCCGGACGATCTGCTGCAGCACGACTGGGCGAGAGAGTACGCGACCTATCCAGGCGTCTACGTTGTAAAAGATCCTGCTGAGCTCTTGGCGCGAGTCGACAAGCTAATTGCAGAGGCGGACCCAGATCTGGAGCGTCTGCAGGAGCTAGCCCGCCTTGCCATCTAGCCCATGGGCGCCGCTCGATGATCGAGTTGAGCGGCAAGCGACCTTTCTACGCAACCCGCTGCCACCGCAGCCAGGGGTGTGCGAGATTTGTCGGCGGGATGTCGGCCCTGGCTATTCGAGGTGCTTTAAGTGCTCAGAGCACCGGCGGGCGAGTGATCTAACCGCCGACGTTGTGGTGCCGATATCGTATGCGATCAAGGGTGGCCAACACGCACACAACTTGTGGATCTACAAGTCGGACCAGCCATCGCCCAAGTCTCGCGCTGAGTTGCTCGCGGTAGGGGCCACGTTCTTACGAGATCACATACGTTGTGTCCAGGACGCCATCGGTGGAATTACGCACGTAGTCATGGTTCCCAGCACCAAGAATCGGCAAGGCGTACATCCTCTTGAGGACCTAATTGGTCCCGTCCTGGCGAAGGTCCCCAGAGCTCCGGTGCGAGTCGATGTCCCCTACAGTGATCGGAACTTTCATCGTGACTGGTTTGCGTCGGGGGATGTTCCGGGAGCGAAGGTTCTGATCCTGGATGACACGTGGACGAGCGGTGCACGGGTGCAGTCACTTAGTCATTCGCTAAAGAGCGCTGGCGCGGACCGAGTTGCTGCCGTCGTACTTGGTCGACACATGGATCCAGGATGGGCTGAGACCGCGGCGCTGATCGAGCGCTTGCGCGGTAGCAACTTTGATCCTTCTCGCTGCGCGCTGGACGACCTGCCCTAGCTTGATTCGCGCCTGGTGCTGCCGCACAGCATCTACCACGGTGTTCCTCCGAGCCCGAGGCACGCAGTGGAGGCGCGGCCGTTAGGAGTTGCAGGGGGTTCTGAGCTGATCGTCGTTGAGCATGAGCCAGGCCTGCAGGCTGCCGCTGTGCTGCCTGCCGAGATCACCTGTAGGGCTGAAAGCCCAAAGGCGAGCGATGAATCGGATGTACCGCTGAGCGACGGCGATGATCCTGAGATTGATCTCCTGGAGAGCTTCCTCGTGCACCCTGTAGTCCAGCGTGGCCATCCGACTCAGTAGGTCCGAGTCGTCCGCTAGCGCGGATTGCTCGATCGCGTCCCACATGACCTTCGGTGCGCGCGCGGGATCACCCATGCCGCCGGCCGCGACGTCCAGATGGTGGTAGCGGCCACCGGAGGAGAACTCGGCGCACGCGTCGAGCAGCAACTGCAATGTCGGATCGTTGGCCGCGAAC carries:
- a CDS encoding helix-turn-helix transcriptional regulator; this encodes MTDTMATPLQGSSRLTIAELCAELGISKSTFYEWRTKGVAPKCIKLPNGEIRIRRTELERWLDALEEAA
- a CDS encoding tyrosine-type recombinase/integrase, translating into METTFDVRISEKIQTNTLARGRHSYTVRWRVAKEPFKKNFGNLTLAKSERSRLMSAVGRGEAFYIDTGRPISEARTLSKVTFYEVSCEYVDANWPRAAANTRRSIADALVAVTPVMLKGRKSGPDAKALRKALQNWAFNTAHRERASDEVRALLTWVERGSRPFADLAKADVIRATLGAVGSKLDGKPASSTYAARRRAVLWNLCEFGVEKGYLSANPISTVKWSRPKRSGGTEVVDPATVPNPQQAEALLDAVGSLPGSGPRLKAFFGSMYYAALRPGEAVELSESNLRIPSAGRGRLFLTGSTPWAGGSWTVSGDERDARQLKHREIGAGRWTPCPSKLTALLHWHLETYGVDRDGHLFWGQRGGLVPGKTYQAAWGAARVAALGEDLARTSNLARRPYDLRHAAVSTWLASGVEAKRVAEWAGQSLEVLMRIYAKVLDGLEEEAMERIDSFLLG
- a CDS encoding DNA-processing protein DprA — its product is MVNIDPVDSVQLEKAAVVALLRQPKVRWSDVATDILECGSARRALESRMGVADALFQVGNLDEVLGEAASDVAAWEAEGIGVHAFFEDSYPAQLRDIHQLPPILFTRGSLTDDRRSIAVVGTRKATQRGIEIAKTVATTLAKNNVTVVSGLASGIDTAAHEAALSAGGRTVSVIGTGIRRSYPAENKSLQETICREGLVISQFWPDAPPTKQSFPMRNAVMSGYAAATVVIEAPWKSGARIQARLALQHGRPVVMPDDLLQHDWAREYATYPGVYVVKDPAELLARVDKLIAEADPDLERLQELARLAI